In the genome of Malania oleifera isolate guangnan ecotype guangnan chromosome 5, ASM2987363v1, whole genome shotgun sequence, the window GGTCTGGTAAacatttttttggggggggggggactctCAGTTGGACTAGAGGGGTGTAAATGGAACTGCTGTAATCTTAGcaatggaaaataaaatagagTTAACAGCAGGAAATTTAATAATACTTTTGGACTTGAAGAGTACTTGATCCAGTGAACATTTGGGTGTGGTGGTGGATCATGAGAAGGGACATGATGAAAGAGTGATGCATGTGAGGGCTAGATTGTTGCGTagaacacacaacacatgcaaTGTGTCTATACTTGTGTTTACATACTGTAACTTAGTATTTTCCAAGATTGCTAGGCTGTTtggtttacattttatttttttatttattttttattcttttgagggTTTACTAACTTATATGTTGAAGGAAAGGAATGGGAAACAAAATGTGGATTAAAAGAGTGTTATACCTGTTTGGGATCACGGATTTCAAGGTGGTATGGATTATTGCAGATTTGGAcgaaattcaatacaatttatatttcattttgtttaaatccatacaaatccaaattaaaGTTCCAAATCCTAAGCAGACATGTTTGAATTCTGCTCAAATCAGAAAATAGCTAGAGGCTGACCTTCCCATTTGTTTGATTGTTTATTTATGACGTCATGATAAGTTCAAATTTGCTGCCCATTTTCCTTCACTTGATTCAACTGGAGATATGCTCATATGCCCCTACTATgctttcttgctctcaatacAGATGCTAAAATGGAGATAGTTGGGGAGAACGCCTTTTCGGAACAAAAGATCCACCACAGAGGCCGGCGGAAGAAACATGATTGGAAAATGGTTGATCCATTGTGGTGACTAATCTCATCGTCCCTTCAACGAAGGCCTTTTTCTTTTATGGTTAGACCCACTCCTCGGTATTTCGTTGATGAGATTCGATATTCAGAGCTCAATGTAATTAAAAGCCACTGCAATATATTTGTGCCTTCAGCAGCCTTCTGCCTTCGTGTTTTATTTCGACCATTTCATATTGTAGCATTATGCTGGAAATTTTAAATGTGTATTTCAACATGTAAGTTATACGCGTTGGATGCTTGATGACCATAAATTTAAGTCTGAGAGTTTTCAATGTTTCAGAGTCTCAGAGACTTTGCTGCCaaaaaatatcattatgaatGTGTGTCATCTTATAGCATTCAAAACATAATAGGATAAACCCTGTAGCGTGTTTGTTTAAAGATGCAAGGAAACCTGGTAAGTAATGTTGTTTTGCAATTTGGGGTGCTTGTTCTGATTTTCTGCTTTAGGCACCTGTTCTTTTGAATTATGCTTAAAAAATGACACTGGTGTTGTCACATTTAGTTCCTTTGATTCATGCAATAGCAAGATCTCAAAATCAATTAAAATTTATGAGTGCAATATGTGGGTATGCCAAATGTGTTTAGGAATAGACTGGCTATACTCAAAAAGAATTTGATAATTTACCTAAAACAAGTTTATTATGATAAAGTAAATAAGAATGTaaagatttttatgaatttgtagtagtgatatttttaaattttaacatgGAAATGTCTATTCTTTCATCCTTTCATGTTGAATgtaatgacaaaaaaaaatatctgttAAGAGTAATTtagttttaaattattatatcactatacaatttttattatgCTTTTATTGTTATTTCATCCTATTTTTAAGAATAGGTATTCCTTGAATCGAATATACCGTAAGGTAGAATAAAATGAGATGTTGAGCGGGAGAATATATATTGTTTAGTTTGTATTATAATTCCTTTGGgttgtatattttttaaaatttttttgttggTATTTTGTAcagaataaaatattttaaaaaaatattcatagttaagacatatttttaaataaagtaattttggttccaaataaatgaaaaaaattaaagacataattttttttcccttggaAAATGTCcttaattaggcatttaaaaacTCTGATATATTTTCTATCCAATCTGAGGGAACCATAATGAAAAGTATAAGCTTGCCCATATAATTTTAAGTAtactttattttgatcttttctATTTCTAATTAGTAAAGGTAAGATTTGTATTATTGAATAAAAATAACTTACATTGGGTCATTAGTATACCTTTGTCTCGGAAGTTAGGCTCGGTTTAAGCACACTTATTTAAAGGTAGTGTTTGATAATATAGATTTCGATTGCTAATTTTAGATTTTGTGAATTTGGAAAAGATACTAATATAAATTTGTAGTGTGTTTTATCTTAATTcacataaatataaatttaagatTCGAATTTCACGTGAAGCAAGCTTACATTTGGTACAACATAACTCTCTAAAAGGCTAAACTTGAAACCTTTATACGACAATCTAGATTAACTGAACTAAAAGATAGaaacaaaagtaaaaagaaaaaaaaaatcacgttTATCCTACCCCACGCCATATGCAAAATACAGCATAAAATAATTATCCTTTCAAATCCAATATAATGTTATTTACTTACAAAATCATAATCTCATCCTCTGGTTGGTATTTGAGAGCATATAAATTTTTGACACTTGACTTTGAGTTCATGTAAATTcagaaaaaacataatataaaattccaTTAATCCCATTCAAAAACATAAATTTAATCCCTaaaatttatattcctgcacaattttattatatgtttggaggtttatttaatttatataaatttaaaatctgtGTAGATTTTAAATCCCAAAAAGCTGGAAATCAAATGTCCCAAAAACTAGATTAATGTGCCTAGTGGGGGCGAATGAAGACGGGCCTTCTCctgcgtgagagagagagagagagagagagagagatggggagCATGGGAATAGAAGCGCTGAGCGCTTACAGATCGCTGTTGCGAGCGACTAGAAAATCGTTTGCGGGGGACACCGTAATGCTGAAGGGATCCGCAGCGGAGATTCGTAAGAAATTTGAGGAGAACCGAAACGTCACCTCCCAAACCGACATCCAGAGGCTCCTCGACGAGGCTCGCGAGGCTTCTCACTTCATCTCAACCATGATCGTCCAGGCCAAGCTCAACTCTCGCGGCGGTTACGGTATAAATATTATATGTTTACTGTcgaatctctctctcttcaaatcgaaatcccataattttttttatcagctAAATTGATTATTACTGCTGGAATTCGTATTAGAAGCTGCATCCACCATCTGATTGTTCGTTTGCCCCTGTTGGGCTTTTAGCACGCATTCTCAATTTCTGGTTTGGGAAGAGCATGCCCGTGTTTGCTCACAGCTACTGAGATGTCTAGGATCAGCCTCTGCCTATGCACAGTTTCAGAATAAATATTGCACGAATTGTTGTTCTTAAAACCAATATGGTGGTCGTGTTAGGGTTGATGGCTTCAAAATTTGTTCTTAAAACCAATATGGCGGTGGTGTTAGTGTTGATGGCTTCGGAATAGTCTCTCTCTGTCCCGGACATCAAAGATCGTGGTTGAAAATACTTACCAGCTCAACCAGGTCTTGATGACGACTTTCAGCTTCAGGTGTGTCAAACTTGgaatgtgatgaaatgtaccGTGAGTGTATCATAGTAGCCATTGGAATGACAGGGAAGCATTGCATTTTTACTCAGCTTGGGTTGAAAGGAGAATTTAGGCAGGAAAAGGAATGAGGGAAAAGATGAAGGAGaatctttttttctttcatttgctAACGAGGATAGTTGAGGAAGAAAAGTAAGTGGATGGAAATAGGAATTTTTTCTGCCCAAAAAATCAATCCCAcaaaataaaacaacaacaacaacaacaacaacaaaacaaagccttagtcccattaggtggggttggctatatgaatcattttccataGATTTAAGCGATCAtgtaccatttcttttgatagatttaaggatattaaatccttactcactatcttcttCCAAGTCATTTTAGGTttacctctaccccttctactgccccccacaataactaagtcactcttcctcataggtgcactatgtggcctatgttacAAGTGTCCATACTATTTgagtcgcccctcccttatcttattttctattggagttacacctaacttactacgaatatgttcattccttaatttatctttcaatgttatactactcatccatctaaacattctcatctcgacaacttttactttttagatattatgtttcttcgttgcccaacattctaatccatatagcatagctggtcttgtagctgtcctataaaatttctctttcaattttaagggtattctaggatcacagagcacacttgaaacacttttccattttattcaacctgctttaactctgtGCATTTCATCAtattcaatttctctttcagcttgcataatagatctaaggtatcgaaatctacaagtgctatttatttcttc includes:
- the LOC131155024 gene encoding mitochondrial zinc maintenance protein 1, mitochondrial; translation: MKTGLLLREREREREREMGSMGIEALSAYRSLLRATRKSFAGDTVMLKGSAAEIRKKFEENRNVTSQTDIQRLLDEAREASHFISTMIVQAKLNSRGGYELKPSKEHAGATLEIPSEELLKKSI